A DNA window from Candidatus Neomarinimicrobiota bacterium contains the following coding sequences:
- a CDS encoding 8-oxo-dGTP diphosphatase has product MIKLATLCYLMDGDKTLMLHRVKKEGDMHWGKWNGLGGKIENGETPEACAIREVLEESGLTVSDPQLKGFITFPNFDGQNDWYVFVYRFTDFEGELIGSPEGYLEWITNEGLSELPLWAGDRIFMKWLDQPRMFSAVFKYDAGRLLDWNVTWH; this is encoded by the coding sequence ATGATCAAATTGGCAACATTATGTTATCTCATGGATGGCGATAAGACCTTGATGCTGCACAGGGTCAAAAAAGAAGGTGACATGCATTGGGGTAAATGGAATGGGCTGGGTGGAAAAATTGAAAATGGTGAAACCCCTGAAGCCTGTGCCATCCGAGAAGTGCTGGAAGAGTCCGGGTTAACTGTTTCTGATCCGCAACTAAAAGGATTTATCACTTTTCCAAATTTTGATGGTCAAAATGATTGGTATGTTTTCGTCTATCGTTTTACTGATTTTGAGGGTGAATTGATTGGCTCGCCTGAAGGGTATCTGGAGTGGATCACCAATGAAGGATTGTCTGAACTGCCGTTGTGGGCAGGAGATCGGATCTTCATGAAGTGGTTAGATCAGCCCAGAATGTTTTCGGCAGTTTTTAAATATGATGCAGGAAGACTTCTTGATTGGAACGTCACTTGGCATTAA